The following proteins are encoded in a genomic region of Arachis stenosperma cultivar V10309 chromosome 4, arast.V10309.gnm1.PFL2, whole genome shotgun sequence:
- the LOC130974090 gene encoding adenylosuccinate synthetase 2, chloroplastic-like: MNISHLTLDSHTLFNPQRPSFSFLRCTSRNVVVCSSKSVAPPSLPPKLATAQSSDGRIGSLSQVSGVLGCQWGDEGKGKLVDILAQHFEVVARCQGGANAGHTIYNAEGKKFALHLVPSGILNEDTLCVIGNGVVVHLPGLFKEIDGLESSGVSCQGRILISDRAHLLFDFHQEVDGLREAELAKSFIGTTKRGIGPCYASKANRNGIRVSDLRHMDTFPQKLDLVLSDAASRFKDFKYGPEMLKEEVEKYKRYAERLEPFIADTVHVMNDAITQKKKILVEGGQATMLDIDFGTYPFVTSSSPSAGGICTGLGIAPRVVGDLIGVVKAYTTRVGSGPFPTEILGPGGDLLRFAGQEFGTTTGRPRRCGWLDVVALKYSCQINGFSSLNLTKLDVLSDLDEIKLGVSYKHADGTPVKSFPSDLRLLEQLEVDYETLAGWKSDISKIRKYSDLPKVAQQYVERIEELVGVPIHYIGVGPGRDALIFK, from the exons ATGAACATCTCACACCTTACACTGGATTCCCACACGCTCTTCAACCCTCAACGCCCTTCATTCTCCTTTCTCCGTTGCACATCTCGAAACGTCGTCGTATGCTCATCCAAGTCCGTAGCCCCTCCTTCTCTTCCGCCCAAGCTCGCCACCGCCCAATCCTCCGACGGTCGAATCGGGTCTCTCAGTCAGGTCTCTGGCGTCTTGGGTTGCCAATGGGGCGATGAGGGCAAAGGCAAGCTCGTCGACATCTTAGCTCAACACTTCGAGGTCGTTGCTCGTTGTCAG GGTGGAGCTAATGCTGGGCATACCATTTACAATGCAGAAGGAAAGAAGTTTGCTCTTCATCTTGTTCCTTCTGGTATTCTTAACGAGGATACCCTTTGTGTTATTGGGAATGGAGTTGTGGTGCATCTTCCGGGGCTCTTTAAGGAAATTGATGGCCTTGAATCGAGTGGGGTCTCTTGCCAGGGGAGGATTTTGATATCTGATCGTGCTCACTTGTTGTTTGATTTCCACCAAGAAGTTGATGGGTTAAGGGAAGCCGAACTTGCTAAATCTTTCATTGGCACGACCAAGAGAGGCATTGGGCCATGCTACGCTAGCAAGGCTAACCGTAATGGTATTAGGGTAAGTGATTTGAGGCACATGGATACTTTCCCGCAGAAGCTTGATCTTGTGTTATCAGATGCAGCATCAAGGTTCAAAGATTTTAAGTATGGTCCAGAAATGCTcaaggaagaagtagaaaagtACAAGAGATATGCTGAGAGGCTGGAACCATTTATTGCAGATACTGTGCATGTCATGAATGATGCTATAACACAAAAGAAGAAGATTTTGGTTGAAGGAGGTCAAGCAACCATGTTGGACATTGATTTTGGAACTTATCCATTTGTTACGTCGTCTAGCCCGTCAGCTGGTGGGATATGCACTGGTCTTGGTATTGCTCCAAGAGTTGTTGGTGACTTAATAGGAGTG GTGAAAGCGTACACTACAAGAGTTGGTTCTGGTCCCTTTCCAACAGAAATTTTGGGTCCAGGGGGTGATCTCCTTAGATTTGCTGGGCAAGAGTTTGGTACAACTACTGGTCGTCCTCGACGATGTGGTTGGCTTGATGTAGTTGCGCTGAAATACTCCTGCCAGATCAATGGTTTTTCATCGTTGAATCTCACTAAGCTAGATGTTTTATCAGATCTTGATGAGATAAAGTTAGGAGTCTCTTATAAACATGCTGATGGTACACCAGTCAAATCATTCCCTTCAGATCTTCGTCTTCTTGAGCAATTGGAG GTGGACTATGAAACACTTGCTGGATGGAAATCTGACATCTCTAAGATCAGAAAATATTCTGACCTTCCGAAGGTTGCCCAGCAGTATGTGGAAAGGATAGAAGAACTTGTTGGTGTCCCCATTCACTACATTGGTGTTGGGCCAGGACGCGACGCCCTCATATTCAAGTGA
- the LOC130975399 gene encoding uncharacterized protein LOC130975399 has protein sequence MSRLLPKSKKEVETETLASPPPQQRLPPSVTLRHYHRRLVVRASSSFKNRSFFFLDLGASVSGIHLLHRAPAAIRRALSHHRLRLVVADSSNPPPSSELCSSPGFYLRHDSAPSLRRLLRRKTHLHSSFLPSSSESRSSTKKKTLDFDDSEEKPTYVRFLVSNSAAGSVIGKGGSTITDFQSQSGARIQLSHNHEFFPGTTDRIIMVSGGINEILRAVELILSKLLSELQSEDENDAEPKTKVRLIVPNGSCGDIIGKGGATIRSFIEESQAGIKISPQDNNYYGLNDRLVTLAGTLDDNKCFNT, from the exons ATGTCACGG CTTCTCCCCAAATCAAAAAAGGAAGTTGAAACAGAAACCCTAGCTTCTCCACCACCGCAGCAAAGACTGCCGCCGTCCGTCACTCTCAGGCACTACCATCGTCGTCTGGTCGTCCGtgcttcttcctccttcaagaATCGCAGCTTCTTCTTCCTCGACCTCGGCGCGTCAGTTTCTGGTATTCATCTGCTCCATCGCGCTCCTGCCGCCATCCGTCGGGCGCTCAGTCACCATCGTCTTCGTCTGGTCGTCGCAGATTCTTCCAACCCACCACCGTCTTCTGAGTTGTGTTCATCGCCTGGCTTCTATCTCCGTCACGATTCTGCCCCCTCTCTTCGCAGACTGCTCAGAAGAAAAACCCATCTCCATTCTAGTTTCCTTCCTTCGAGTTCAGAGAGCAGAAGCTCAACCAAGAAAAAAACCTTAGACTTCGACG ATTCTGAAGAGAAGCCAACATATGTTAGGTTTCTTGTATCAAACTCTGCAGCTGGTTCTGTTATTGGAAAGGGTGGTTCAACCATCACTGATTTTCAGTCACAATCTGGGGCACGAATCCAGTTATCACACAACCATGAATTCTTTCCTGGGACTACTGATAGGATTATCATGGTATCTGGTGGAATAAATGAAATCCTAAGAGCTGTTGAACTTATTCTGTCTAAGTTGCTCAGTGAG CTTCAAAGTGAGGATGAAAATGATGCTGAGCCAAAAACAAAAGTGAGACTCATCGTTCCAAATGGTTCTTGTGGTGATATAATTGGCAAGGGAGGTGCTACCATTAG GTCATTCATTGAAGAATCTCAGGCTGGAATTAAGATATCTCCTCAGGATAATAATTATTACGGACTGAATGATAGGCTAGTGACACTGGCAGGAACTCTTGATGATAACAAATGCTTCAATACGTGA